In Rheinheimera sp. MM224, one DNA window encodes the following:
- the rpoS gene encoding RNA polymerase sigma factor RpoS, with the protein MGHKDDEDVIEFKEAELTDDVILADDDNAEPDLAALAAEEDNTPDDVFTANDSVRAMDATQIYLGEIGFSPLLSAEEEVYFSRLALKGDKAARKRMIESNLRLVVKIARRYINRGLALLDLIEEGNLGLIRAVEKFDPERGFRFSTYATWWIRQTIERAIMNQTRTIRLPIHVVKELNIYLRAARELSQRLDHEPTPEEIAAALDRPVEEVRKMLKLNEKITSVDTPVAGSSEKQLLDVLADEKELGPETELQDADIRQHLVIWLDELNAKQREVLARRFGLLGYEPSTLEDVGKEIGLTRERVRQIQVEALRRLREIVTHQGLNIETLFQE; encoded by the coding sequence ATGGGCCATAAAGATGATGAAGATGTAATCGAATTTAAAGAAGCCGAATTAACGGATGACGTTATTTTAGCTGATGATGATAATGCAGAACCCGATTTAGCCGCTTTAGCTGCGGAAGAAGACAATACTCCAGACGACGTTTTTACCGCCAATGATAGCGTGAGAGCTATGGACGCCACTCAGATTTACCTGGGTGAAATTGGCTTTTCCCCTTTATTATCCGCCGAAGAAGAAGTGTATTTTTCCCGCCTTGCTCTCAAAGGCGATAAAGCTGCCCGTAAACGTATGATTGAAAGTAACTTACGTTTAGTGGTGAAGATTGCCCGTCGGTACATTAATCGTGGTTTAGCTTTGCTGGATCTGATTGAAGAAGGCAACTTAGGCCTGATTCGGGCCGTGGAAAAGTTCGACCCTGAACGCGGTTTCCGTTTTTCAACCTACGCCACCTGGTGGATCCGTCAAACCATAGAACGGGCCATTATGAATCAAACCCGCACTATTCGTTTGCCTATTCATGTGGTGAAAGAACTGAATATCTACCTGCGCGCCGCCCGTGAGTTATCGCAACGACTGGATCACGAGCCTACGCCGGAAGAAATTGCAGCGGCGCTGGACAGGCCTGTTGAAGAAGTCCGCAAGATGTTGAAGCTGAATGAAAAAATTACCTCAGTGGATACCCCTGTTGCAGGCTCTTCGGAAAAACAGCTGCTTGATGTGTTGGCCGATGAAAAAGAATTAGGCCCTGAAACTGAATTACAGGATGCCGATATCCGTCAGCATCTGGTGATTTGGCTGGACGAGCTAAACGCAAAACAACGTGAAGTGTTAGCCCGTCGTTTTGGCTTGTTAGGTTATGAACCTTCTACGCTGGAAGATGTAGGTAAAGAAATTGGTTTAACCCGCGAAAGAGTAAGACAAATTCAGGTGGAGGCATTACGCCGTCTGCGTGAAATTGTGACTCATCAGGGCCTTAATATCGAAACCTTATTCCAGGAATAG